ttttataatgatatgagtttattttgtataatataTAGCGTTAACTTAAAAAAACAATGAAGAATAATATTTGATTTAGTAATACTAGaaatcattatattttttaatttataatcattaattaattattattaacatttttaataatataaaattataatctaaatattaaatattggttaaattttaggtgaaaactcaggtgcaatCGATTTTACATAAAGTTGATACCTAAGaactgttaaataaaaatttagctaaatcaattaaatcatctaacgactctcaaatatcaactttaCCTCAAgtcaactaaattttaataaaagtagcCGACTGTGACTTTCTCTATTTGATTATTGAGAAATGAGAGATACAAATACCAAGGTCTTAGTGGTCTTCTATAAATTGGAAGCAACAACCATCATCAATATCATGCAACCCCAAATCACTCTTCACtactttcaaaatcaaaaagaaattcACCAAAAACCAACCATGTCCATGGATCCAAGGAAATCAAACAAGATCAGAGAAATCGTTAGGCTTCAACAGATCCTCAAGAAATGGAGAAGGATAGCAAGCAATaacaccaacaacaacaacaacaaccacgaCGACCACCGGAGAACCACCGCCAACACCGGCACTACTACGAGCAAAAGTATAAAGTTTCTAAAGAGAACGCTCTCGCTATCGGAACGTGACGTGGCGCAGACCGCGAATAACAACACGGTGGTTCCGAAAGGTTACTTAGCCATTTGTGTTGGTGAAGAGCTTAAACGGTTCGTAATTCCAACCGTTTATTTGGGGCACCAAGCCTTCCAGATTCTTCTGAGAGAAGCAGAGGAAGAATTTGGGTTCCAACAAACCGGTGTTCTTAGGATCCCTTGTGAAGTCTCGGTTTTTGAGAGTATATTGAAAATGGTTGAAGGAAAGAATAATGGTAGAAATAATAATCAGAAGGAAAAGGTTTCAACTACTACTGCAAATCAAGAGTGCAGGCTTAATGCTGAAGAGATTATGAGCtgttgttcttcttcctctgataaTCAACTTGCTTATTCTCACCATCCTCAGAGTCCTTTGTGCAGATAGGAATAAGGGATAAAACAGGAATTTtgcatatttcttttttttctaatttgatCCTTTATGGAGGCCATTAATCCTATGTATTATGAGAATGAGTTTCAATTAGATGTAAAAGAAATTACTAAAGTGATTGGAAATTATGAAAACAATGAAGTAAAAACTTATCATGGGCAATTAAGTTTATGTGAAGTTGgataattgataattgttaaataataatttagttcaATGAATACGAATTAATTCTCCAAatgttatataataatataggtTAATTATTGatcttatttttgttaatatatataaggctaaaaGTTGTTCAATTTTGCAGCAGGTTCATTATTTGTTCATCAATCCTGCAACAACCCAAAATTGAAGAACTCACACTACCAAACAGCTTTAAATCAAGTAGGAAACTAATTAACAATGATAATGcagtagttaatttttaaattgaatttgttattgttattttggtGAGGATATTAGGAGTCAATCAAGTTTTTAGAAGGTCTAGTAGATCCTCGGtttaatttagtaaaatttttacttttcaaaatagtttataaaaagttaattttttaaaaatgactttttaaaagttgaaacatttatatttggtaaattaaattaaaataacttttaataaacacaaacaacaataattgtgtttggtaaaataacttttaaaatttaaaaatactataatagataTAAATGTAAGGTGAGTTCTACCCAACTCCCTCTATTTCAACATGTAAATTATCCCTCGTAATGTGACATACTTTAATTGGATGCTTAGTTTTAGTTTGAGTTAATTTAACTCAATAAGAGTTAATATGTTAACTAAAGTAgggtaattttgtaattaaatatttttataagaggaataaatatataatttctata
This portion of the Arachis duranensis cultivar V14167 chromosome 6, aradu.V14167.gnm2.J7QH, whole genome shotgun sequence genome encodes:
- the LOC107495158 gene encoding auxin-responsive protein SAUR36-like, which translates into the protein MQPQITLHYFQNQKEIHQKPTMSMDPRKSNKIREIVRLQQILKKWRRIASNNTNNNNNNHDDHRRTTANTGTTTSKSIKFLKRTLSLSERDVAQTANNNTVVPKGYLAICVGEELKRFVIPTVYLGHQAFQILLREAEEEFGFQQTGVLRIPCEVSVFESILKMVEGKNNGRNNNQKEKVSTTTANQECRLNAEEIMSCCSSSSDNQLAYSHHPQSPLCR